ATCTCCGGCATGACCCTGACCAGCGTGGAGCGGCTGGAGCTGGTCGGCAGCGTCCGTCATGCGGTGACGATGAGCGTCGCCCAGGCCAACAGCTTCGCCAGCATCACCGGCGCCACCGGTGGCGATGTCTTCACCATCGCCGGAACGGCCATGACGGGCGCGGTCACCGCCGGCAACGGCAGCCAGCTCACCGCCGGACAGGTCCAGGCCGAGACGGTGAACGGCGTTACCCTGCTGCACATCGGTACCGATGCCACGGCGGGCGCCGACGTGACCCTGCGCTTCGCCGGCGGCTTTACGGCGGACCAGTTCCAGGTCAGCGGCAGCGGGATCACCCTGAGCGGAACCCCCTCAACCCCGCCCACGACGGAGCCGCCGACCACCACCCCGCCGACGACCGAGCCGCCAACCACGACGCCTCCCACGACGGAGCCGCCGACCACCACTCCGCCGGTTGACGACCGTCCTTCGACGGCCATGCAGCGCATCGTGAACGGCGTGACCGAGGACGTGAAGGCCTACGCCTACGAGGGGCCGGTCTCCACCCTGCAGTGGACCTTCCTGGGCGACTCCCGCAGCGAAGTGCTGGGCGGGTCGGACGGCAACGACTTCCTGAACCTGATGGGCGGCGACGACGCGGCGGCGGGCGGGGCCGGTGACGACGTGCTGGACGGCGGTTCGGGCTCCAACTGGCTGATCGGCGGTTCGGGCAAGGACACCTTCTTCGTCGACGGCCGCGGCACCGAGATCACCTGGTCCACCGTCACCGACCTGGAGCAGGGCGAGTGGTCCACCCTCTGGGGCTACAAGGAAGGCGTCTCCACCCTGCGCTGGGAGGAGATGGACGGCGCCGAAGGCTACAAGGGCGCGACGGTCCACTGCGACATCGACGGCAATGGCACCATCGACGCCAGCATGACCTTCGCCGGCAAGGCCGTGGGCGCCATGACCACGACGACCGGCACCATAGGCGACCAGAACTACATCGCTTTCATCAGCCTGTGATCCGGCGCGGTTCGTGATCTGAGGCACCGAGCGGAAAAAACGGCCCGGGGAACACTCCCCGGGCCGTTTCTCGTTTGTCGCTGCCATCCGGGGCAGCCCATCGGTATAGGGCTTATCCCTTCTAAAGATTGTGGAGGCATCGCCTGATTTTCCTGTATTCGCTCTTGATGTATAGTTTTCGTCCCTTTTATTCATAGGACAATGACAGTTCATAGGCTCATTGAGTTTCCCGTTATCAATAAAGATAACCCAACAACTATGTTCCATTGATGAGAATGTGTTATTTCTTCTTGGGCAATTGCGAAAAGGCTCTCCGAAAGCGCATGTGATTGGGTGTCGCGCTTCCCCGTATCCGCGAACCTCCCGTAAACGCGAACGATGCGACCGGGCGCCCCAGCGATCACCACAGAATGCACGGAGAGTTTCCCTTGAACGAAGTCATCATCGCGGACGCTGGACTTGAGGATCTCGACGGGCTGCTCAGCCGCCGCCATCCCGACGTCCGGGTCATGCTCGTCTCCGCCGCCGACGATGCCCACGCCGTTCTGGCCGAGGCGCTCGCCGCCCGCCCGTCCGCCCTGCATCTGGTCGCCCATGGCGAGCCGGGACGGGTCCTGCTGGGCGCCCAGCCGCTGGACGCGCGGTCGCTGCTCGACCGCTCCTGGCCGGACGCGCGCGGCACCGAGATCCACATCCACGCCTGCCATGCCGGTGCGGGCGAGGCGGGCCGTCTCCTTCTCGATCGTCTGGCCGCCGCCACGGGTGCCGCGGTCGCGGCCTCCTCGGGTCTGGTCGGTCCGGCGGCGCAGGGCGCCTCCTGGACGCTTGATCTGAGCACCGCGCCGGTCGGCGCCCCCTCCCCCTTCGCGGCGGTTGAGGGCTGGACCCATGTCCTGGCCGTGACCGGCACCACGACGGCGGGCCCCGACCTGCTGACCAGCGATGACGAGCCGGATGTGATCGAAGGCGGGGCCGGCAACGATACGCTGATTGGCGGTGGCGGAAACGACACGCTGATCGGCGGTGCGGGGGCCGACGTTCTGAACGGCGGGGCCGGCTTCGACGAAGCGTCCTACGAGACCGCGACCTCCGGCCTCGTGCTGGACTTGCTGAACCCGGGCAACAGCACGGGCGACGCCGCGGGCGACACCTTCATCGACATTGAGCGCTGGGTCGGCTCCAACTTCGACGACACCATGGTGGCCGGGAACGACCCCGTGTGGTTCTGGGCTCATGACGGCGCCGATCTGGTGACCGGCGGGGCCGGCAACGACACGCTGGAAAGCGGCAACGGCAACGACACCGTCCATGGCGGGGCCGGCAACGACCAGATCTTCGGGCGTGCCGACGACGACATGCTCTATGGCGACGACGGCGACGACCTGCTGGTCGGCGGCGGCGGCAAGGACAGTCTGATGGGCGGGGCCGGCAACGATACGCTGGTCGGCGACTGGGACGCCGACACGATGATCGGCGGCGACGGCGACGACGTCTTCTACAGCGGCGAGCACGGCGACCTGAACGAGGCCGACGTCATCGAGGGTGGGGCCGGCAACGACACCTTCATCATCGCCGCGCAGGGCGATGCCGGAACGGTCTCCTACGACGGCGGCGACGGCACCGACACGCTGCGCATCAGCTCCGACGACGTGACCGATCCGGAAGGCAAGATCACCACGGCGACGCCGCAGATCGACATCTCCGGCATGACCCTGACCAGCGTGGAGAACCTCGATCTGGTCGGCAGCGTCCGCCACACGGTGACGATGACCATCGCCCAGGCCAGCGGTTTCACCAGTGGGGTGACCGGAGCCATGGTGGGCGACGCCTTCACCATCGCCGGCACGGCCATGACCGGGACGGCCACCGCCGGCAACGGCAGCCAACTCACCGCCGGGCAGGTCCAGGCGGAGACGGTGGACGGCGTCACCTTCCTGCGCATCGGCATGGACGCTACGGCGGGCTCCGACGTGACCCTGCGCTTCGTCGGCAGCTTCACCGCCGGGCAGTTCCAACTCAACGGCGACACCGTCACGCTGATCGACGCACCGCCCACCACAACGCCTCCCACGACGGAACCGCCGACGACCACCCCGCCGACGACCGAGCCGCCCACGACGGAACCGCCGACCACGACACCGCCGACGACGGAGCCGCCGACCACCACCCCGCCGGTGGACGACCGCCCCTCCGCCGCCATGCAGCGCATCGTGGACGGCGTGACCGAGGACGTGAAGGCCTACGCCTACGAGGGGCCGGTCTCCACCCTGCAGTGGACCTTCCTGGGCGACTCCCGCAGCGAGGTGCTGGGCGGGTCGGACGGCAACGACTTCATCAACCTGCTGGGCGGCGACGACGCGGCCTGGGGTGGCGCCGGTGACGACGTGCTGGACGGCGGCTCGGGCTCCAACTGGCTGATCGGCGGTTCGGGCAAGGACACCTTCTTCGTCGACGGCCGCGGCACCGAGACCACCTGGTCCACCGTGGTCGACCTGGAGCAGGGCGAGTGGGCCACGATGTGGGGCTACCAGGAGGGCGTCTCCAAGCTCTCCTGGGAAGAGATGGGCGGCGCCGAAGGCTACAAGGGCGCGACGGTCCATTGCGACATCGACGGCAACGGCACCATCGACGCCAGCATGACCTTCACCGGCAAGAGCGTGGGCGCCATGACCACGACGACCGGCACCATGGGCGACCAGAACTACATCGCCTTCATCAACCTGTAAGCTGAGGTCGTGCGAAACGCGCCGGTCCGGGGGATGCCCTCCCCTGGGCCGGCTTTTTCCTGTTGATGCCGGCTGTTGATGCAACGGAGGTGACCGTCAACCTTGACCGATTCGGGCGTCCATCGTATCGGTTGAACACGGCAAGCGCATTCGCTGTGGAGGTTGACGTTGCGTGGCGAAGACATGAGGCTCCTGCGCGAGGAGCGCAAACTTTCACAGCCGGATTTCGCGGCCTGGCTGAACGAGCGGCTGGAGCGGCGCTACGACCGGTCCAAGATTTCCCGGTGGGAAAGCAACAGCGAGAAGATCCCCGACGCGGTGGTCCGCTTCCTGCTGAAGGAGACGGCGGTGGTGGACGGCAAGCATGGCCCGGCCCTGGTCATCTGCCTCGCCAATCAGAAGGGCGGGGTCGGCAAGACCACCTGCACGGTGAACACCGCCAGCATCCTGGCGCGCGAGGGCTACCGGGTGCTCATCATCGACGCCGACCCGCAGGCGAACGCCACGGCGCATCTTGGCATCGACCTGATCGAGTATGAGGAGGGCCGGCGCAAGTCGCTCGCCCACGTGCTGCGGGAGGAGGTCGCCGTCGAAGACATCGTCGTCCCGGTCGGCGACATCGGGCTGGAGATCGCCCCGTCGAGCATCGAGCTGGCGTCGGTCGAGGTGGAGTTGACTGCCGATCCCAGCGGCCCTATGGCCCTGCGGGAACGGCTTCAGGACGCGCGGTCGGCCTATGACTTCATCTTCATCGACTGCCCGCCGAACCTCGGCCAGTGCACCGCCAACGGGCTGGTGGCGTCGGACCTCATCGTCATCCCCTGCCAGACCGAGTATTTGTCTTCCATCGGCGTGAACCATCTGCTGAAGACGATCAACAAGCTGAAGCGGCGCTGCCACCCCAGCCTCGCGGTCCTGGGCATCCTGCCGACCATGCACAACGCCCGCCTGAACCAGCATCAGGTGACGCTGGAACAGCTCCACAGCGCGCTGGGCGGCACGCTGCGCATCTTCCCGCCGGTGCCGCGGGCGACGATCTACGGCGACGCCGCCCTTGCCGGACGCGCCGCCCTGGAGGCGGTGCCGGACGCACCAGGTGCCTCGTCCTACCGGGCGCTCGCCGACGCCATCGTCGTGGAGCGGCGCAAGCGCGTGGAGGTGGCCAATGTCGCGTAAACTCGGAACCGGGAACCTCGCCCGGCTGAACGCCATGAGCCGCGGCGCCCTCGCCGTCTTCGCGGAGCCCGAACAGGGCGTCCGCCTCGTCTATCCCGACGTGGATTGGATCGAGGCCAACCCCGACCAACCACGCCGCCGCTTCGACGAGGCGGAGCTGGCCGCCCTGACGGACTCCATCCGCAAATACGGCCTGCAGCAGCCGATCGGCGTGCGCGAGCTGGGGCCGAGCCGCTTCCAGCTCGTCTTCGGGGAGCGGCGCCTGCGCGCTGTGCGCGCGCTCGGACAGCAGACGGTCCCCTGCATCCTGGTGCCGGACGGCATCGACACCGCCGAGGTGGCGGTGATCGAGAATGTCCTGCGCGCTGACCTGACCCCCTTCGAAGAAGCCGACGCCTTCGTGGCTCTGGTGGAGAAGCACGGCTACTCCCATGCCGACCTCGGCCAGATCATGGGGCGCGACAAGGCGGAGATCACCCGGACCCTCGGCCTGACCCGGATCGCCCCGGCGGTGCGGGAACGCTACGAGAATGCCGCGAGGAAGGTCGCCCGCTACAAGCTCTACCAGATTGCGGCGCTCGACGACGCGGCGGCGCAGATGAGCCTGCTGGACAGCCTGGCCAATGATCAGCCGCTGCCCGAACCCCGGGAGACCGGCACGGGGTCAGCGCCGGCGCGCGACGAGCCGGAGGTGGTGTTGAGCGCCTTCAGCCTGCGCGTCTCCCGCAACATCCTGCGCACGCGCGAAGCTCTCCAGGCTTTCCAGGAGAAGCCGAAGCGGCTGGAGGAGGTGGATCGCGAGGTTCTGCGCGACCTCCGCCGCTCCATCGACGCCATTCTGGACGGCGGGAAGGGCTGACCCGGATCGGTGAGAATTCTCACCGGTCCCTTTTTTCCGCACCCTTTTCCTCACACGGGGCGGTGAGAATTCTCACCGCCCCGTCTCGAAGGCTCGGACAAAGAAAAAGGCCCCTTCCCGCATGCGCAGGAAAGGGCCTTTTTTCTTTGTTCGTGCCTCAGTGGGCAGCGTTACCGCCGTTTTCGAAGGAGGGGGCTTCGAGGCCGGAGGCTTCGAGCTGGGCGACGACCATGCTCTTGAGGCGCTCCAGGCCGTCCTGGGTGGAGGACTCCGCGCGGGCGACCAGGACGTCCTGGGTGTTGGAGGCGCGCAGCAGCCACCAGCCGTCGGGGGTCTGGACGCGCACGCCGTCGATGTCGTTGACCTGGGCGCCCTCGGCCTTGAGGCGCTCCTTGACCTCGCGGACGACCTGGAACTTGCGCTCCTCGTCGGCCTGGAAGCGGGTCTCCGGGGTGTTGATCACCTCGGGCAGGCGGTCGCGCAGCGCCGCCAGCGGGCCGCCGGAGCGGCTGACCTGGCCGATCAGGCGCACCGCGCAGTAGAGCGCGTCGTCGAAGCCGTACCATTTGTCGGCGAAGAAGATGTGGCCGGACATCTCGCCGGCCAGCGGCGAGCCGGTCTCGGCCATCTTGGCCTTGAGCAGGGAGTGGCCGGTCTTCCACATCAGCGGCTGGCCGCCGAGCCGGGCGATCTCGTCGAACAGCGTCTGGCTGGCCTTGACGTCGGCGATGATGGTGGCGCCGGGGTGGCTCTTCAGCACGTCGGCGGCGTAGATCGCCACCAGCTGGTCGCCCCAGACGACGCGGCCGAGATGGTCGATGGCGCCGATGCGGTCGCCGTCGCCGTCGAAGCCGATGCCGATGTCGCAGCCGTGCTCGGCGACCGCCTTCTTCAGGTCGACGAGGTTCTTCTCGACGGTGGGGTCGGGGTGGTGGTTGGGGAAGTCGCCGTCGATGGCGTCGAACAGCAGGATGTGCTCGCCGGGCAGCGTGGCGGTCAGGCGGCGCAGGATCTCGCCGGTGGCGCCGTTGCCGGCGTCCCAGGCGATCTTGAGGTCGCGCACGCCGTCGTAGTCCTTGAGCAGGCGGGCGACGTAGGCGTCCTGGACGTCGACGCGCTCGGCGCTGCCGGCGCCGGTGGCGTAGTCGCCGGCGGCGGCGATGGCGCCGAGCTCCTGGATCATCGCGCCGTAGACCGGCCCCTTGCCGAGCATCATCTTGATGCCGTTGTACTCCGGCGGGTTGTGCGAGCCGGTGATCATGATGCCGCCGTCGGCCTCGCGGTCGCGGGTGGCGAAGTAGAGCATGGGGGTGGGGCCGAGCCCGATGCGCGTCACCCGCAGGCCGGTGGAGACCAGCCCGTCGACCAGCGCCTCCTCCAGTTCCGGCGAGCTGTGCCGCCCGTCATAGCCGATGCAGGCGGTCGTGCCGCCCTTGCGCACGATCATCGTCCCGAAGGCGCGGCCCACCGCGCGCGCGTCCGCGGTCGTGAGCGTCGTGCCGACGATGCCGCGGATGTCGTACTCGCGCAGCAATGTCGGATGGAAGGTGTGGGGCTCGCCCATGTTCTCGACTGACCTCCGTGGGGCAGGATGGTTTTTCAGGCCTTCGCAGACGGTGCCGCGGGCCGCCCGATGGAGCTGTAGGCGAAGCCGGCGGCCGCCATGTCCTCGGGATTGTAGACGTTGCGCAGATCCACCATGACCGGCCGCTTCAGCAGGGCCTTGGCCCGCTTCAGGTCCAGCGCGCGGAACTCGTTCCACTCCGTCAGGATGACCACGCAATCGGCTCCTTCCAAGGCGCCATAGGCGTCCTGCGCCCACACCACACCGGGCAGAAGCTTCCCGGCCTCGTGCATGCCAGCCGGGTCGAAGGCGCGCACGGTGGCGCCGGCGGTCTGCAGCGCCGGCACGATGTCCAGCGACGGAGCGTCGCGCATGTCGTCGGTGTTGGGTTTGAAGGTGACTCCCAGCACGCCGACGGTCTTCCCCTCCACCGATCCGCCGCAGGCGGCGACGATGCGTCCGGCCATCGCCTTCTTGCGGGTGTCGTTGATCTCCACCACCGTTTCGATGATGCGCAGCGGGCTGCCGACCTGCTGGGCGGTGCGCACCAGAGCCAGCGTGTCCTTGGGGAAGCAGGAACCGCCGTAACCCGGTCCGGGGTGCAGGAACTTCTTGCCGATGCGCCCGTCGAGGCCGATCCCGCGGGCCACGTCATGCACGTTGGCGCCCACCTTCTCGCACAGGTCGGCGATTTCGTTGATGAAGGTGATTTTGGCGGCGAGGAAGGTGTTGGCGGCGTACTTGGTCAGCTCCGCCGTTTCCAGCGCTGTCAGGACGATCGGCGTCTCGATCAGGTAGAGCGGGCGGTACAGCCGGCGCATGACGTCGGCGGCGCGCTCGGAAGACGTGCCGATGACCACGCGGTCGGGGCGCATGAAGTCGCCGATGGCCGAGCCTTCGCGCAGGAACTCGGGGTTGCTCGCCACGTCGAAGTCAGCGTTGGGGTTGGTGCGGCGGATGATCGCCTCCACCTCGCGTCCCGTTCCGACCGGCACGGTCGACTTGTTGACCACCACTGTGTAATGGTCGAGGTTGGCGGCGATCTCCTCGGCGGCGGCGTAGACGTAGGAGAGATCGGCGTGACCGTCGCCGCGGCGGGTCGGCGTGCCCACGGCGATGAAGACGGCGTCCGCACCGGCCATCGCCTCCTTCAGGTCGAGCGTGAAGGACAGCCGGCCGGCGGCGACGTTGCGCGCCACCAGATCGTCCAGGCCCGGCTCGTAGATCGGAATCTCGCCGCGCTTCAGGTGTTCGATTTTCCCTGCGTCCTTGTCCACGCAGACGACGTGCACGCCGAACTCCGAAAAACAGGCGCCGGACACCAATCCGACATAGCCCGTACCGATCATCGCGATGCGCATGAAAGTTCCTTTGCTGAAAGCCACGCGCCTTTGCCCGTCTCCGGCCGGGAGGCGGTTCCTGGCGTTCAAACGCCACAGGTTGCGTTTCGGGTCGCTGCTCTGGTGAATCCGTCCGGTTGCGGATTGCCGGGGAGGTCTCGAGGAGTGGCGTTCATCGGACGGCGCGAAGCCGGCCCGTGGAGCGCCAGCCCGTCGGATGCTGGCTCATGGAACAGCGGGCGGGGCGGGGCCGGACCGGAGAAAGGGCTGCATACCCGTCCTGTCGGCGTGGTCCGGCCTTCCCGAGGCAACCCCGGTTCCGGGACGGCTCAGATCGCCTGGAGGTAGGCGGGGTCGAGGGCGCCGTGGCGGAACGGGATCCAGTCCTTGTGGTCGGCCCGGTACTGCAGGCCGTAGGGGTTCTTGAAGAAGATCTTCTGAAGCGGCTGTCCGCCTTCGGCGCGGGTGCGCTCGAGATCGATGAGGGGCGAGGCGGCGAACACCTTCTCCCACAGCTCACCATTGTCCACGTCGCGGCCCGCGTTCTTCACGTAGTCGCGCGCGGTGTCGCTCAGTTGCCAGGCCTCTTCGACCATCGCGTAATAGTCCACAGTACCCTCGGCCATGACCCTGCTCCGAAGCGTTCGAGATGACGCTTGGCATAGCGCATTTTTGGAAGGGAGAAAACCTCCGAGCAAGCACACCCCGAGCGACAGGCCAGGGGCATCACGGCGGATTGCGGCTTGGCAGGCCCAGCGTTTCGGCCAGGGCACCGACGACCCGGTCCACGTCGGAGTCGGCCATGGCCGGGTACAGGGGCAGCGAGAGGGTCCGGGCATAGTGCGCATCGGCGCCGGGCAGGGAGAGACGGCCGCAACGCTTTTGCCAGTAGGGCTGGCGGTGGACCGGGATGTAGTGGACCTGGCTGCCGATGCCCCGCGCCCGCAGATCGGCCATGACCTGCGCCCGGGTCCGTCCGGCGGCGGCGAAGTCGATGCGGACGGCGCAGAGATGCCAAGCCGGTCGGCACCAGGGAACGCGGGCCGCCGGCCGGACCAGTGGGGCCAGCGGGGCCAGCCGCTCCGCATAGAGATCCATCAGGTGCCGGCGCCGTTCCACGAAGCACTCCAACCGGGCGAGCTGGCTGAGGGCGAGTGCGGAGTGGATGTCGGTCAGACGGTAATTGAAGCCAGGCTCCGCCATCTCATAGTACCAGGGGTTGGCGGTCCCGTCGGCGGCGAAAGCGGCTCCATGGTCTTCGAACTCCGCCGGCTCCCGCTCCATGCCATGGTTGCGGAAGCGGCGCAGCCGGGCGGCAAGTTCCGCATCGTTGGTGGTCACGGCCCCTCCCTCGCCCGCCGCGATGGTCTTTACGGGGTGGAAGGAGAAGGCGGTGAGCGTGCCGAAGGCGCCGGAACCGACCGGCAGGGGCGGGCCGTCCGGCGTCACGTCCACGCTGCCGATGGCGTGGCAGGCGTCCTCGATGACGGCCAGCCCGTGTCGGGCGGCGAGCGTGCCGAGCCCGGCCATGTCTGCGGTCTGGCCGGCGAAGTGCACGGGCGCCAGAGCGCGCACCCGCCAGCCGGCGCGGGCGGCCCGCTCCATCGCCGCTTCCGCCTGCTCCGGTCCCATCAGGCCGGTTTCGGGATCGACATCGGCGAAGGCGACCTCCGCCCCCACGTAGCGGGCGGCGTTGGCGGTGGCGAGGAAGGTGACGGAGGGCACCACCACCGCGTCGCCGGGGCCGAGCCCCAGCGCGAGGGTGGCCAGATGCAGGGCGGCGGTCCCGTTGGCGCAGGACACCGCATGGTCCGCGCCGGTGCGCTCGCACAGCGCGCGCTCGAACGCCTCCACCGTCGGCCCCTGGGTCAGCCAGTCGCCGCGCAGGACCGCGGTCACCGCGTCGATGTCGGCCTGATCGACGTCCTGGCGCCCGTAGGGCAGAAAGGGCAGCGGCGGCCGGGACACCGGTTCGCCCATCACGGCGCTTCCGCGAGAAGCCGCATCAGCCGCGCGCCGTCCAGCCAGTCCCCGTTGGTGTCGCTGGCGTAGCGGAAGCCGTCGGCGACCGGCTTGGCGCCCAGCCGCTGATAGGGCTCGTGCGTCCAGAAGGCGAAGGCCGGCTCGATGACGAAGCGGTCCGGCAGTTCGAAGGTCTGGCGGGAATCGTCCTCGGTGATCATCACCTCGTGCAGCTTCTCGCCGGGGCGGATGCCGACCTGCTTGTGCGGCAGATGCGGAGCCATCGCGCGGGCCAGATCGGTGATGCGCATGCTGGGGATCTTGGGCACGAAGATCTCCCCGCCCTGCATCATCGCGATGCAGGAGACGACGAAGTCCACCCCGTGCTGCAGCGTGATCCAGAAGCGGGTCATCCGGTCGTCGGTGACCGGCAGGGACTCCGCCCCTTCCGCGATCATCCGGCGGAACAGGGGGATCACCGACCCGCGGGACCCCACCACATTGCCGTAGCGCACCACCGAGAAGCGCGTGCCGAGCGAGCCGGACAGGTTGTTGGCGGCGATGAAGATCTTGTCCGAGGCCAGCTTGCTGGCGCCGTAGAGGTTGACCGGGTTGGCCGCCTTGTCGGTGGACAGGGCGATCACCCGCTTCACGCCGGTGTTCAGCGCGGCCCGCACCACGTTTTCCGCCCCATAGACGTTGGTGTGGATGCATTCCATGGGATTGTATTCGGCGGCGGGCACATGCTTCAGCGCCGCGGCGTGCACGCACACGTCCACTTCGCGCATGGCCAGTTCCAGCCGCTCGCGGTCACGCACGTCGCCGATGAAGAAGCGCAGCGTGGACGCCCAATCGGGCCCGAGCTGCTGCTGCATCTCGTACTGCTTGAACTCGTCACGGGAGAAAACGATGACCCGGCGCGGGCTGGCGTGGCGCAGCACCGTCTCCACGAAACGCTTTCCGAAGGACCCGCTTCCCCCGGTCACCAGGATCGACTGGCCGTTCAGCATGCCGAAGCCGGGGAGCAGCGCCTCGGTCGGCGATTCGTTCGGACGGTCAAACTGCTGCATGGTCAAGGGCGTCCGCGCTTCGTGGTTCATTCAGGCCGGTTCGATCGACCTTAGCCCGAGACCCCTAGCAGTGGGTTAACATTCCAGCAAGGAATCCGCGGCTTCCACGCGCAGGGATGGTGCGGCGGCACGCTGCCGCAGCCCGTTTTCCACGCGTCCGGCGATGAGGAGAGAAAGACTTCGTGATACTGGAGCGGGCGAAGGGATTCGAACCCTCGACCCCAACCTTGGCAAGGTTGTGCTCTACCCCTGAGCTACGCCCGCGCCGCTCCAACGAAGGAGGCAGGGAGATACCCCACGCGCCCGGCGGAACGCAAGCCTCCTGTTTGGCTTGCGCTGAGATTTTTCTCTTCGGACGTCCCCATCCGCCTTCCTGGCGCATCGGAAGGAGACGTTAGGCTTAAAGTTATAACCCGCTCAATGCTGTTGACTTCCCTGCATCGACTGTGGAAATTTCCTCTCACAAAACAAAGGCCTTGAGGTCTGGGGAGGAAACCAAAAACATCATGATGCTCTAAGAGCATTCGTCTGCCGCGCCGACCTCGTGTCCGGACGCGGCTTTTTTTTGCCTATCGCCATTCTTTTGCCAACAGCCGGTAATACCACTCCAGGCAATGGCAGGCGGGACTTGGCCCCGCCCGCTGTTCCGCAGCGCTTCGCGTCACAGGGCGATGCCGCCGGCCTCCAGGTAGGGTTCCAGGGTCAGCGCCTGGACCGTCGTTCGCCCGGCACGGAGCTGTTCGCGCAAGCCCTCCTCCATCCGTTCGCGTTCCGCCGCCTTGGCGAGCGTGGCCGCAGCCTCGGCCTGGGGCACCACCACCACCCCGTCGTCGTCGCCGACCAGAATGTCGCCCGGCATGAC
This genomic window from Azospirillum baldaniorum contains:
- a CDS encoding DUF4347 domain-containing protein, which encodes MNEVIIADAGLEDLDGLLSRRHPDVRVMLVSAADDAHAVLAEALAARPSALHLVAHGEPGRVLLGAQPLDARSLLDRSWPDARGTEIHIHACHAGAGEAGRLLLDRLAAATGAAVAASSGLVGPAAQGASWTLDLSTAPVGAPSPFAAVEGWTHVLAVTGTTTAGPDLLTSDDEPDVIEGGAGNDTLIGGGGNDTLIGGAGADVLNGGAGFDEASYETATSGLVLDLLNPGNSTGDAAGDTFIDIERWVGSNFDDTMVAGNDPVWFWAHDGADLVTGGAGNDTLESGNGNDTVHGGAGNDQIFGRADDDMLYGDDGDDLLVGGGGKDSLMGGAGNDTLVGDWDADTMIGGDGDDVFYSGEHGDLNEADVIEGGAGNDTFIIAAQGDAGTVSYDGGDGTDTLRISSDDVTDPEGKITTATPQIDISGMTLTSVENLDLVGSVRHTVTMTIAQASGFTSGVTGAMVGDAFTIAGTAMTGTATAGNGSQLTAGQVQAETVDGVTFLRIGMDATAGSDVTLRFVGSFTAGQFQLNGDTVTLIDAPPTTTPPTTEPPTTTPPTTEPPTTEPPTTTPPTTEPPTTTPPVDDRPSAAMQRIVDGVTEDVKAYAYEGPVSTLQWTFLGDSRSEVLGGSDGNDFINLLGGDDAAWGGAGDDVLDGGSGSNWLIGGSGKDTFFVDGRGTETTWSTVVDLEQGEWATMWGYQEGVSKLSWEEMGGAEGYKGATVHCDIDGNGTIDASMTFTGKSVGAMTTTTGTMGDQNYIAFINL
- a CDS encoding AAA family ATPase — its product is MRLLREERKLSQPDFAAWLNERLERRYDRSKISRWESNSEKIPDAVVRFLLKETAVVDGKHGPALVICLANQKGGVGKTTCTVNTASILAREGYRVLIIDADPQANATAHLGIDLIEYEEGRRKSLAHVLREEVAVEDIVVPVGDIGLEIAPSSIELASVEVELTADPSGPMALRERLQDARSAYDFIFIDCPPNLGQCTANGLVASDLIVIPCQTEYLSSIGVNHLLKTINKLKRRCHPSLAVLGILPTMHNARLNQHQVTLEQLHSALGGTLRIFPPVPRATIYGDAALAGRAALEAVPDAPGASSYRALADAIVVERRKRVEVANVA
- a CDS encoding ParB/RepB/Spo0J family partition protein yields the protein MSRKLGTGNLARLNAMSRGALAVFAEPEQGVRLVYPDVDWIEANPDQPRRRFDEAELAALTDSIRKYGLQQPIGVRELGPSRFQLVFGERRLRAVRALGQQTVPCILVPDGIDTAEVAVIENVLRADLTPFEEADAFVALVEKHGYSHADLGQIMGRDKAEITRTLGLTRIAPAVRERYENAARKVARYKLYQIAALDDAAAQMSLLDSLANDQPLPEPRETGTGSAPARDEPEVVLSAFSLRVSRNILRTREALQAFQEKPKRLEEVDREVLRDLRRSIDAILDGGKG
- the pgmG gene encoding phosphoglucomutase/phosphomannomutase PgmG encodes the protein MGEPHTFHPTLLREYDIRGIVGTTLTTADARAVGRAFGTMIVRKGGTTACIGYDGRHSSPELEEALVDGLVSTGLRVTRIGLGPTPMLYFATRDREADGGIMITGSHNPPEYNGIKMMLGKGPVYGAMIQELGAIAAAGDYATGAGSAERVDVQDAYVARLLKDYDGVRDLKIAWDAGNGATGEILRRLTATLPGEHILLFDAIDGDFPNHHPDPTVEKNLVDLKKAVAEHGCDIGIGFDGDGDRIGAIDHLGRVVWGDQLVAIYAADVLKSHPGATIIADVKASQTLFDEIARLGGQPLMWKTGHSLLKAKMAETGSPLAGEMSGHIFFADKWYGFDDALYCAVRLIGQVSRSGGPLAALRDRLPEVINTPETRFQADEERKFQVVREVKERLKAEGAQVNDIDGVRVQTPDGWWLLRASNTQDVLVARAESSTQDGLERLKSMVVAQLEASGLEAPSFENGGNAAH
- a CDS encoding UDP-glucose dehydrogenase family protein, yielding MRIAMIGTGYVGLVSGACFSEFGVHVVCVDKDAGKIEHLKRGEIPIYEPGLDDLVARNVAAGRLSFTLDLKEAMAGADAVFIAVGTPTRRGDGHADLSYVYAAAEEIAANLDHYTVVVNKSTVPVGTGREVEAIIRRTNPNADFDVASNPEFLREGSAIGDFMRPDRVVIGTSSERAADVMRRLYRPLYLIETPIVLTALETAELTKYAANTFLAAKITFINEIADLCEKVGANVHDVARGIGLDGRIGKKFLHPGPGYGGSCFPKDTLALVRTAQQVGSPLRIIETVVEINDTRKKAMAGRIVAACGGSVEGKTVGVLGVTFKPNTDDMRDAPSLDIVPALQTAGATVRAFDPAGMHEAGKLLPGVVWAQDAYGALEGADCVVILTEWNEFRALDLKRAKALLKRPVMVDLRNVYNPEDMAAAGFAYSSIGRPAAPSAKA
- the pseC gene encoding UDP-4-amino-4,6-dideoxy-N-acetyl-beta-L-altrosamine transaminase, with the protein product MGEPVSRPPLPFLPYGRQDVDQADIDAVTAVLRGDWLTQGPTVEAFERALCERTGADHAVSCANGTAALHLATLALGLGPGDAVVVPSVTFLATANAARYVGAEVAFADVDPETGLMGPEQAEAAMERAARAGWRVRALAPVHFAGQTADMAGLGTLAARHGLAVIEDACHAIGSVDVTPDGPPLPVGSGAFGTLTAFSFHPVKTIAAGEGGAVTTNDAELAARLRRFRNHGMEREPAEFEDHGAAFAADGTANPWYYEMAEPGFNYRLTDIHSALALSQLARLECFVERRRHLMDLYAERLAPLAPLVRPAARVPWCRPAWHLCAVRIDFAAAGRTRAQVMADLRARGIGSQVHYIPVHRQPYWQKRCGRLSLPGADAHYARTLSLPLYPAMADSDVDRVVGALAETLGLPSRNPP
- the pseB gene encoding UDP-N-acetylglucosamine 4,6-dehydratase (inverting); the encoded protein is MLNGQSILVTGGSGSFGKRFVETVLRHASPRRVIVFSRDEFKQYEMQQQLGPDWASTLRFFIGDVRDRERLELAMREVDVCVHAAALKHVPAAEYNPMECIHTNVYGAENVVRAALNTGVKRVIALSTDKAANPVNLYGASKLASDKIFIAANNLSGSLGTRFSVVRYGNVVGSRGSVIPLFRRMIAEGAESLPVTDDRMTRFWITLQHGVDFVVSCIAMMQGGEIFVPKIPSMRITDLARAMAPHLPHKQVGIRPGEKLHEVMITEDDSRQTFELPDRFVIEPAFAFWTHEPYQRLGAKPVADGFRYASDTNGDWLDGARLMRLLAEAP